A genomic segment from Glycine soja cultivar W05 chromosome 20, ASM419377v2, whole genome shotgun sequence encodes:
- the LOC114403643 gene encoding DNA-directed RNA polymerases II, IV and V subunit 3-like gives MEGGVSYARMPRVKIRELKDDYAKFELRDTDASIANALRRVMIAEVPTVAIDLVEIEVNSSVLNDEFIAHRLGLIPLTSERAMSMRFSRDCDACDGDGQCEFCSVEFHLRVKCMTDQTLDVTSKDLYSSDPTVSPVDFSDPSATDSPDNNRGIIIVKLRRGQELKLRAIARKGIGKDHAKWSPAATVTFMYEPEIHINEDLMETLTLEEKREWVDSSPTRVFEIDPVTQQVMVVDAEAYTYDDEVLKKAEAMGKPGLVEIIARQDSFIFTVESTGAVKASQLVLNAIEILKQKLDAVRLSEDTVEADDQFGELGAHMRGG, from the exons ATGGAGGGAGGAGTCTCCTACGCGCGCATGCCTCGTGTCAAAATCCGCGAGCTGAAGGACGACTACGCCAAGTTCGAGCTCCGCGACACCGACGCGAGTATAGCCAACGCGCTGCGGCGCGTGATGATCGCGGAGGTGCCGACGGTCGCCATCGACCTCGTGGAGATCGAGGTCAACTCGTCGGTGCTCAACGACGAGTTCATCGCGCACAGGCTCGGCCTCATTCCCCTCACGAGCGAGCGCGCCATGTCCATGCGCTTCTCACGTGACTGCGATGCCTGCGACGGTGACGGACAGTGCGAGTTTTGCTCCGTCGAGTTTCATCTTAGGGTAAAGTGCATGACCGATCAGACCCTCGATGTTACGAGCAAGGATCTCTACAGTTCTGACCCTACTGTGAGTCCCGTTGATTTCTCTGACCCCTCTGCCACTGACTCCCCAGACAACAACAG AGGGATTATCATTGTGAAGTTGAGACGCGGACAAGAGCTGAAGCTGAGAGCGATTGCTAGGAAGGGGATTGGGAAGGATCATGCTAAATGGTCACCTGCTGCAACTGTCACTTTCATGTATGAACCAGAGATTCATATAAATGAGGATTTGATGGAGACCTTGACTCTGGAAGAGAAAAGGGAATGGGTTGACAGTAGTCCAACCCGTGTCTTTGAAATTGATCCAGTGACACAACAG GTCATGGTGGTTGATGCTGAGGCATACACATATGATGACGAGGTGCTTAAGAAAGCAGAAGCTATGGGCAAGCCTGGGCTTGTAGAAATCATTGCGAGGCAGGATAGCTTCATATTCACTGTTGAGTCTACCGGAGCAGTTAAAGCTTCTCAATTGGTTCTAAATGCCATAGAAATTCTCAAGCAGAAGTTGGATGCTGTGCGGCTATCTGAAGATACAGTGGAGGCCGATGATCAGTTTGGTGAGCTAGGTGCACATATGCGAGGAGGTTGA